The following DNA comes from Brassica oleracea var. oleracea cultivar TO1000 chromosome C5, BOL, whole genome shotgun sequence.
TATGCGTTGATGGGATTTGATTCTTTAGACCTCATGATCTTGGCTTGTAGTTTCTGCATAAAAGCTGGATTAGCTTGGAGCCTCTGTTTCACATAAGCAGTTCTTATGTCCTCAGCAATCTTGTTAGCCTTCGCAGCTTCCTCTATCAACCCGTATAGCGTCCGCAAGCAGTCTTTCCTGTTTTCCTCTCGGTGTTCAAACCTGTGACAAGTGTGTTATAACAACATTCTTGTCCTGTGACGAAAAGGCTTTTTGATAAGGTTCAAAGAGTTGCATTACCTCTCGCTTGTGATTGTAAGCTCGTCTTTCCCTGAATCATATCTTTTTCCAACGAGCTCCCGTAGCCTACGAGCCTGATGCTTAGAGAGTCCGAGCTCTTTCACTGTAACAGACAGTTTAACTTTCCTGTTCTTTGGATGCCAAGCATCGCCTCCAGGAGCAAAAACAATCCTTGACTGCCACCTAAGGATTGGACCTTTACCGGGAGGGTCATCCAAGTTGGTGTTGCTATAGGAAGGATCCGTTTCATCAAACTTGGGAGGTCCCGCAGCTTCCATTTGATCCCCATATTGAATCACCATCTCATCTTCGAATTCCTTAAACAGCTCATAAGCTGCTTCAGGCTCGATTTCACCCCTTTCACACATGTCTCCGAGCTCATTAAACTTCGCTTCAACTTTCTTCTTCAAGTCATCTGAATGGAAAATACAGTCAGAGGGTTTCCCTAATGTTTCTTATAAACGCATCACAGAAAAAAAAAACAATATGCTCTATGAAAAGACACTACTATGATTCTAGCAATATCCCAAATACAAAAAAAAAAAAATAACAGCAAATACACAGTCTCATTAGAGAGGGATTTTAGCTGATAAGGAAGTACATCAGTATATCAATCAGCCTAGCCCCTGAAGAGTACAACACCTCAAAATTAAGATGCTAAGGTAGCTAAGTCTAACGATGTGAATCCATGAATTTTTAATGTAAGAAAACTGCAATGAATAAACAAACCAATGTGCTCTCTAAATGATCCTGGTGAGTGGTGACCCGAGAAGCAATGAATCTTAAAATGATCATATCCTCTTCAAAGAGTCCAACAAAGATAGTTCTCCTAGCAATATCCCAAACATAAAGCATAACAAAGAGTCCAACAAAAAAAAAAACTGCAATGAAGAAACAAACCAATGTGTTCTCTAAATGATCCTGGTGACTCGAGAAGCAATGAATCTTAAAACAAAGATAGTCTCCTAGTATCGATTCTAGCAATATCCCAAACATAAAGCATAACAACCGTATAAGGAAACACATTAGCATATCAATCAACCTAAAGATGTGAGATGCTAAGGTAGCTAAAAGTCTAACGATATGAATCCAGGAAGCTCAATATAAAAAAAAAAATAACAACAACATTACCAGGAAGAAGCTTGTCCCAGTGAAGCATATCCTCAAGAATCTCTTCACACTCCTTAGTATCCTTCAAAATCCCATGCCTAATCCCATCTCTAACAATGACATCCCACTTCTTCTCATCCATATTAAAGAACTCATTGTTCTGCATCTTCTTCTTCACATACTCAGGGGAATTATACAGATCCTCGAGCTCGTCGTCAGTAGAGTGAGCTTCCTCGAAATCAGATTCAAAGTCTTCGTCTTTCACATCGTCTTTGAAAGGCTGGTTCTGGAGCGAGTCCATCACTTCGTCATCCGTGTCCGCGTGCTTGTCAGCAAGCCTTCTCTGGAGAAGAGCTTCGATGATTCCGGGTAAAGCGTCTTCGTTTCCTTCGTTGAAGTACTTCTCTATACGGGCCTTAAGCTCTGAAACCACACACAAAGCAAATATCAAGATCTTTAGCTACACAGAGTAAAGTTCCAATCTTTTTGCTTTACCTTTGTTTCCTACGTCTTCTACAGCGAGATCTTTCTTGTTGGAGGATTCAATCGGAGAAGAAGACTCCGGAGGAGGAGGAGGGTTCTCGCCGGAGGAATCGGATTCGGAGGAGAATAATCTGGGGGGAAACGGAGTGGCGATCGGAGCGACGAAACGAGCATTGGAGGAGGAGGAGGGTTGATGAGTGTTGATTCGAGGAGAAAGGAGAAGTCTGCGAGCGCAGAGAGATGCATTTCTGAAGAGAGCTCCTCTCATGGCGGATCCGAGATTTAGGGTTTTAGGTCGTCGAGCTCTCTCTATCTGTAATTTTCAAAAATGTGATTTTTTTTTTCTTTACACAAATATTTGTTTAATTTACGGATTTGACACTGGAGTACTGGACCCTTTTAAGCCCTTGCTCCAGTAATATAATAATAGTAAAGAGACCCAACGTAATCAGCTTAGACCATCCGCATCAGTGGTTTATGGGGGGTCATGGGCTCTGGATCTTAGGCCCGATCAATTAAAAGAAAATGTAAAATGGGTATATATCGCTGAACCGGGCCTTAGTTATGAACCCGTAAGGGGCGAGTTCAAGTCACGCGTCACGCACAGATTGTCTGGTCGTTTCCGCGTTGACGTTGTGGAAAGACGGGATTTCGCGTTATTCCATTCATTTCTCTCCTCTCTAAAAAAAGCTAGGGTTTCTCATCTCCGCGGCGATCTTCCGTGCGACGGCGAATTCCGTA
Coding sequences within:
- the LOC106343223 gene encoding uncharacterized protein LOC106343223, whose translation is MRGALFRNASLCARRLLLSPRINTHQPSSSSNARFVAPIATPFPPRLFSSESDSSGENPPPPPESSSPIESSNKKDLAVEDVGNKELKARIEKYFNEGNEDALPGIIEALLQRRLADKHADTDDEVMDSLQNQPFKDDVKDEDFESDFEEAHSTDDELEDLYNSPEYVKKKMQNNEFFNMDEKKWDVIVRDGIRHGILKDTKECEEILEDMLHWDKLLPDDLKKKVEAKFNELGDMCERGEIEPEAAYELFKEFEDEMVIQYGDQMEAAGPPKFDETDPSYSNTNLDDPPGKGPILRWQSRIVFAPGGDAWHPKNRKVKLSVTVKELGLSKHQARRLRELVGKRYDSGKDELTITSERFEHREENRKDCLRTLYGLIEEAAKANKIAEDIRTAYVKQRLQANPAFMQKLQAKIMRSKESNPINA